Proteins from a single region of Bdellovibrio bacteriovorus HD100:
- a CDS encoding S1 family peptidase — MNRILLALVAIVLASCGLSDRPQVGSKDSTGIMGGTLVAEGSKVASGIVAIMDLQNNGICTGSIIAENYVLTAAHCVIGLKPGKIRLVFGVNADELMAAREQDIVQLYTRSVTDYKIHGSYKPEEQEEKETDYGDIALIKFRGDLPPGYKPVPLLKDDSILRRGLKVHLAGYGVNDVVTEPVDAKKVKNLDEALEYGEVICDEDLKHCMTVEMFGDGILRETDAPISSVQETEVRLDESKGHGTCSGDSGGPAYVEQDGQLYLFGVTSRGSALCDSVGVYTNAVYYADWIKSTMPKMR, encoded by the coding sequence TTGAATCGTATTCTATTGGCATTGGTAGCCATTGTTTTGGCTTCCTGTGGACTTTCTGATCGTCCTCAGGTTGGTTCCAAAGATTCCACAGGTATTATGGGCGGAACTTTGGTTGCTGAAGGTTCTAAAGTGGCATCAGGTATCGTGGCCATTATGGACCTGCAAAATAACGGCATCTGCACGGGTTCCATTATCGCTGAAAACTATGTTTTGACGGCAGCACACTGTGTGATTGGCCTGAAGCCTGGCAAAATTCGCCTGGTTTTCGGTGTTAACGCGGATGAACTGATGGCGGCCCGAGAGCAGGACATTGTTCAGCTCTACACCCGCTCGGTCACGGACTATAAAATCCATGGCAGTTACAAACCTGAAGAGCAGGAAGAGAAAGAAACCGACTACGGCGATATTGCTCTGATTAAATTCCGTGGAGATTTGCCACCGGGATACAAGCCCGTTCCGCTTTTGAAGGATGACAGCATTCTTCGTCGTGGTCTGAAGGTGCATTTGGCGGGTTATGGCGTGAATGATGTCGTGACTGAGCCGGTAGATGCAAAAAAGGTCAAAAATCTGGACGAGGCTCTGGAGTACGGTGAAGTGATCTGCGATGAAGACCTGAAACACTGCATGACAGTTGAAATGTTTGGTGACGGCATCCTGCGTGAAACAGATGCGCCGATCTCTTCTGTGCAAGAAACTGAAGTTCGTCTGGATGAATCCAAAGGTCACGGCACGTGTTCAGGGGATTCTGGCGGGCCGGCTTACGTGGAACAAGACGGGCAGCTTTATTTGTTCGGTGTTACCAGCCGTGGCAGTGCATTGTGCGACAGCGTGGGTGTTTACACCAACGCCGTTTATTATGCTGACTGGATCAAATCCACGATGCCAAAAATGCGATAG
- a CDS encoding acyl-CoA dehydrogenase family protein, with protein MKNFYQDGPQLSNTFRSDEALQKILKSLLPADAQKVALPHLEHLGERAVTDMLTWAQEAESQPPVHVPFDPWGRRIDDIKTSHGWKALEKVAAEEGIVATAYDRRFGAASRVYQMALLYLYSPSSAIFSCPLAMTDGAARALELYADADLKARVLPHLLSRDPKTFWTAGQWMTERTGGSDVSGTSTDAHPFTGTSEFGATHSLHGTKWFTSATTSQMALTLARPDGAAPGSRGLSLFFLELRNDKGELNHIQIHRLKDKLGTKALPTAELSLQGTPARMIGGVGEGVKRIASVLNITRIYNSICAVGHIRRALDLAQDYSGKRQAFGKLLKDHPLHKSTLDSLEADFRKCIAFSFFVANLLGQEEVGEASASEKILLRVLTPILKLYTAKKSIHISSEVVEMFGGAGYVEDTGIPRLLRDAQVFSIWEGTTNVLSLDMLRAFEKDQAGQILEQFLVLNEAGSEELVRLQKLLTLSGEQKEQHAREIAFLIGNAVARIAMKKYSL; from the coding sequence ATGAAAAACTTTTACCAAGACGGCCCCCAGCTTTCGAACACCTTCCGCTCCGATGAAGCTCTTCAGAAGATCCTGAAGTCCCTGTTACCTGCTGACGCCCAGAAAGTGGCACTTCCTCACCTTGAACACCTGGGTGAACGAGCTGTCACCGACATGCTGACTTGGGCCCAAGAAGCTGAATCCCAGCCGCCGGTTCACGTGCCTTTTGACCCATGGGGTCGAAGAATCGATGACATCAAGACGTCGCACGGCTGGAAGGCCCTGGAAAAAGTCGCGGCGGAAGAAGGCATTGTAGCCACCGCTTATGACCGACGCTTTGGCGCCGCCTCTCGCGTATATCAAATGGCACTGCTGTATCTTTATTCTCCAAGCTCGGCGATCTTTTCTTGCCCGCTGGCGATGACCGATGGAGCCGCCCGTGCGCTGGAGCTTTACGCTGACGCCGATTTAAAAGCCCGTGTCCTGCCTCATCTGCTGTCCCGTGATCCCAAAACCTTTTGGACTGCGGGCCAATGGATGACAGAAAGAACCGGCGGTTCTGATGTCAGTGGCACTTCCACCGATGCGCACCCCTTCACCGGCACCAGCGAGTTTGGCGCGACCCATTCCCTGCATGGGACCAAGTGGTTTACTTCGGCGACAACGTCACAGATGGCGCTGACTCTGGCTCGTCCTGACGGGGCGGCCCCTGGGTCCCGCGGTTTAAGTTTGTTCTTCCTGGAGCTTCGCAATGACAAAGGCGAACTGAATCATATTCAGATTCACCGCCTAAAAGACAAGCTGGGCACCAAGGCCCTGCCAACGGCGGAACTGAGCCTGCAGGGAACACCGGCCCGCATGATCGGCGGCGTGGGCGAGGGTGTGAAACGCATAGCCAGCGTTTTAAATATCACCCGTATCTACAATTCCATCTGCGCTGTCGGTCACATACGACGCGCACTGGATCTGGCTCAGGATTACTCCGGAAAACGCCAGGCCTTTGGCAAACTGCTGAAAGACCACCCCCTGCACAAATCAACCTTGGATTCGCTGGAAGCAGACTTCCGCAAATGCATCGCTTTTAGCTTCTTTGTGGCAAATCTTCTGGGACAAGAAGAAGTCGGCGAAGCCTCCGCCTCTGAAAAAATTCTGCTGCGGGTCCTGACACCGATTCTGAAACTTTATACCGCCAAAAAGTCCATTCATATTTCCAGTGAGGTCGTCGAGATGTTCGGCGGCGCAGGTTATGTGGAAGACACCGGCATTCCCCGCCTGCTGCGTGATGCTCAGGTTTTCTCTATCTGGGAAGGCACCACCAACGTGCTGTCTTTGGACATGCTGCGCGCCTTTGAAAAAGATCAGGCCGGCCAGATTCTGGAGCAGTTCCTGGTTCTGAATGAGGCGGGCTCTGAAGAGCTGGTTCGCCTGCAAAAGCTTCTGACCCTGAGTGGGGAACAAAAAGAGCAACATGCCCGGGAAATCGCGTTCCTGATCGGCAACGCCGTGGCCCGTATCGCTATGAAGAAGTATTCTTTATAG